Within the Mumia flava genome, the region CCTGGGCGTCGTCGACCAGGTCGAGCAGGGAGATCCGGTACTGGATCAGGAAGTCGTCGCCGAGCGCCTCCCGGGTCCGACGCACGACCTCGACGGGGAACCGCATCCGCTTCTCGGCGGTGCCGCCCCACGCGTCCGTACGGTCGTTGGTGCGGGCGGCGAGGAACTGGTTGATCAGATAGCCCTCCGACCCCATCACCTCGACGCCGTCGTAGCCGGCACGCTTGGCCAGCGTCGCCGCACGGACGAAGTCGTCGACCGTACGCTCGACCTCGCGGGTGCTCATCGCGCTCGGCTTGAACGGCGTGATCGGCGACTGCTTCTTCGAGACGCCCTTGGAGAACGGCGAGTAGCCGTAACGCCCCGCGTGCAGGACCTGCATGAGGATCCGCGAGTCGTACGCGTGCACCGCGTCGGTGACCTGGCGGTGCTGGTCCGCGAGGCGGCGCGAGGCCATCGTCGAGCCGAGCGGGCTGAGCCAGCCGCGCCAGCTCGGGGCGTACCCGCCGGTGACGAGCAGCGCGGTGCCGCCCTTGGCGCGCTCGGCGAAGTAGGCGGCGAGCTTGCCGATGTCACCCGCACGATCCTCGAGCTTGGTGTGCATCGAGCCCATCATCACGCGGTTGCGCAGCGTGACGCCGCCGACGGTGAGCGGCGAGAGGAGGTGCGGGTACGCGGTGGTCACGGGGGTGTGCTCGGTCATCGTGTCCCTCTGGGGTGTACTGGTCGGGTGATCTCTCGAGGCGCGGCGTGGTTCCTGGTGGTCGCCGGGGTGTTCAACGTGGTGATCTGGCCGCGGTTCGGGGTGGCGATCTGGAACGACGAGCGGGCGTGGACCGGCGCGGTCGGCGACAGCTCGCCGACGTCGTTCCTGTGGGTGCACGTGGTCCTGATCGGCGCAGCGGTCGCGATCGCGCTCGGTGTGCTCTGGGTGGCGTTCACGGCGTTGCGCTCCCGTCGGGGCGCGCGCTCGGATCACTGAGCAGCGCGAGGATCTCCTCGCACCACGCGAGTCCGGCCTCCTCCAGGAGGATGCCGCCGCGCAGCACCGCGTACTGCGCGGTCTGTGCCGAGTCGAGCGCCGCCGGGTCGCCGAAGGTGTGGGCCTCGTCCTCGCGGTAGAACGCGAGTGTGGCGAGGTGCTGCTCACGGCGCCGGCGGACGTCGGCGAGCACCGCGTCGCGGTCGCCGTACGGGAGGCCGCGCACCTTGACCGCGAACGCGCTGCGCAGCGGCTCCATGCTCGTGGGCTCCCGTGACCAGGCGAGCAGCGTCGCGCGGCCGTCCTCGGTGATCGCGTAGATCTTCTTGTCCGGGCGCCCCTGCTGGGGGACCGCCTTCGACGAGACGAGGCCGTCGGCCTCCATCCGGCCGAGCACCTTGTAGATCTGCTGGTGGCTCGCCCGCCAGAAGTAGCCGATCGACTTGTCGAAGCGGCGCGTCAGGTCGTACCCGCTCGCCGTGCGCTCGGCGAGCGAGACGAGGATCGCGTGCTCCAAGGCCATGCAGGGAGCCTAGATGCAACTCGATGCATATGCAACTGATTGCATCTGCGGAGAGCCGGCGGCGGCGCTCTTTCTCGGGTCGCCCAGTCCGTCATCAATGCGACACACAATACTGTGTGGCATACGGTATAGTGCGAGACATGGACGAGACCGAGCCGTTCCAGACCCACCTGCAGGAGCTGCGCCGCGGCACCGTCGTGCTGGCGTGCCTGCGGCTGCTGCGGGAGCCGGGCTACGGCTACGGGCTGCTCGAGGCCCTGCGGGGCCGCGGGTTCGACACCGATGCGAACACGCTGTATCCCCTGCTCCGCCGCCTCGAGAAGCAAGGGCACCTGGTCAGCGAGTGGAACACCGACGAGGCGAGGCCGCGCAAGTTCTACCGCACGAGCCCCGAGGGTTCCGGGCTCGCATCCGCCATGACCGAAGACTTCGAGGCGATCGCCCGTGCGATCGCCGCACTCCCGGAGGAGAACTGAGATGACGAGCCTGATCGATCGCTATGTCGGCGCCGTGATCGTCGCGGTGCCCGAGAAGCAGCGTGCCGACGTGGCCGCCGAGCTCCGTGGGTCCATCGCCGACCAGGTCGACGCACGGAGCGGCGAGACCGCGAGCACCGAGGAGGCCGAGCGGGCGGTGCTGACCGAGTTCGGTGATCCCGTCGTCCTCGCAGCCGCGTACACCGGCCGCCAGCTGTACCTGATCGGGCCCCGCTACTACGTGGCCTGGTGGCGGCTGCTCACGACGCTCCTGTGGATCGTCCCCGCGTGCGTCGCCGGCGTGGTGGCGCTGGGAGAGATCCTGAGCGGGGCGAGCGCGGGCGAGGTCGCCGCCAGCACGTGGGGCGTCGCCCTGAGCGTGGTGGCGCACGTGGCGTTCTGGACCACGCTGGTCTTCGCGGTCCTCGACCGCACCACCAACCCCGCCGACGCCGGGATCGAGCCGTGGAACCCGGAGAAGCTCCCGGAGCGTCAGGGCGGACGTGGTCGTGGGGACCTGATCGCCTCCGTCGTCATGTCAGCGCTGTTCGTCGGCGCGCTCCTGTGGGACGGGCTCCACGGCATCGCCCGCGTCGACGGCGCAGGGTACGACGGCGAGTGGATGCACGTCCTCGACCCCGGCCTGTGGCCGGGATGGATCCTTGCGCTGATCGCGCTGCAGCTGCTCGAGGTGGCCGTCGCGGTCGCGGCCTACGCGCGACGCGGCTGGAGTCCGCGGCTCGCCGCGGCGAACGCCCTCCTCGCTGCCGCCTTCGTCGTGGGGACCGTCTGGTTGATCGTGCGGGATGAGCTCATCAACCCCGAGCTGATCACCGCGCTCACGGAGCTCGGCGGCGAGAACCTCGACGTGGTCGTCCCCGCGGTCATCGGCTTCTCGGTCGTCGCGATCGCGACCTGGGACGCGGTCGACGGGATCGTCAAGGCACGTCGCACACGGCTGGAGACGCTCGCTGGAGCCGGCTGAGTTGACACCACTACTGCGCCGGCCTCCCCTCCGCTGCGAGCCTCGCCGTCTCTTCCACCCGCCGGGCCCGGGTCTCGTCCCGCTTCGCCACGACGATCCACTGCAGGATCTGCTTGCGTGTGCTGGGTGCGAAGCCGTCGTAGGCCTCGCGCGCCCCGGGGTGCTCCGCCAGGGCTGCGGCGAGATCGTCCGGGACGACCAACGCCTCGACCGCGTCGCCCCGTGACCACGATCCGTCCGCCTTGGCGGCCTCGATCACGGCACGGCCGGCGTCGGTCATCCGCCCTTCGGACTCGGCGCGCGCCACGCGCTCCTTGCTCAGTCGTGACCACCAGCTGTCGCGGCGGCGCCGTGTTACCCACAGCATCGACCACTCCGTGTCGATGCTCTTGGCGTGACCGTCGATCCACCCGAACGACAGCGCCTCCATGGCGACCTCGTCGTAGTCGAGTGCCTCGGGATGGCTCGTGCGACGGCGCCACTCCAGCCAGACGCCTGGATCGGCGTCCGCATGATGCTCCGCGAGCCAGGCCCGCCACTGGGCGATGGACTCGATCCGCAGGTGAGGTGCGTCGGCCGGCTTCATCAGTCGATCCGTGCCAGGAAGGCGTGCACCCGCTCACGCAG harbors:
- a CDS encoding SCO4848 family membrane protein; this translates as MISRGAAWFLVVAGVFNVVIWPRFGVAIWNDERAWTGAVGDSSPTSFLWVHVVLIGAAVAIALGVLWVAFTALRSRRGARSDH
- a CDS encoding PadR family transcriptional regulator encodes the protein MALEHAILVSLAERTASGYDLTRRFDKSIGYFWRASHQQIYKVLGRMEADGLVSSKAVPQQGRPDKKIYAITEDGRATLLAWSREPTSMEPLRSAFAVKVRGLPYGDRDAVLADVRRRREQHLATLAFYREDEAHTFGDPAALDSAQTAQYAVLRGGILLEEAGLAWCEEILALLSDPSARPDGSATP
- a CDS encoding PadR family transcriptional regulator → MDETEPFQTHLQELRRGTVVLACLRLLREPGYGYGLLEALRGRGFDTDANTLYPLLRRLEKQGHLVSEWNTDEARPRKFYRTSPEGSGLASAMTEDFEAIARAIAALPEEN
- a CDS encoding permease prefix domain 1-containing protein, with amino-acid sequence MTSLIDRYVGAVIVAVPEKQRADVAAELRGSIADQVDARSGETASTEEAERAVLTEFGDPVVLAAAYTGRQLYLIGPRYYVAWWRLLTTLLWIVPACVAGVVALGEILSGASAGEVAASTWGVALSVVAHVAFWTTLVFAVLDRTTNPADAGIEPWNPEKLPERQGGRGRGDLIASVVMSALFVGALLWDGLHGIARVDGAGYDGEWMHVLDPGLWPGWILALIALQLLEVAVAVAAYARRGWSPRLAAANALLAAAFVVGTVWLIVRDELINPELITALTELGGENLDVVVPAVIGFSVVAIATWDAVDGIVKARRTRLETLAGAG
- a CDS encoding YdeI/OmpD-associated family protein produces the protein MKPADAPHLRIESIAQWRAWLAEHHADADPGVWLEWRRRTSHPEALDYDEVAMEALSFGWIDGHAKSIDTEWSMLWVTRRRRDSWWSRLSKERVARAESEGRMTDAGRAVIEAAKADGSWSRGDAVEALVVPDDLAAALAEHPGAREAYDGFAPSTRKQILQWIVVAKRDETRARRVEETARLAAEGRPAQ